Proteins encoded in a region of the Onychostoma macrolepis isolate SWU-2019 chromosome 20, ASM1243209v1, whole genome shotgun sequence genome:
- the tube1 gene encoding tubulin epsilon chain isoform X1, producing MTQSIVVQVGQCGNQVGCRFWDLALREHAHVNQMGIYDEALSSFFRNVDQRGADSTGGKINTLKARAVLVDMEEGVLGEILQGPLRSLFSGTQLISDVSGSGNNWAVGYHTYGLAYREQIVDQVRKAAEHCDCLQCFFLIHSMGGGTGSGLGTFVLKLLEDEFPEVCRIVTSVYPTAEDDVITSPYNSVLAMKELTEHADCVLPVDNQSLVDIVGKIQHMSNTGKPSCTIKKDCTIISGRGGVVKVEKPFDAMNNIVANLLLNITSSARFEGSLNMDLNEIAMNLVPFPRLHYLLPSLTPLYTLADVNIPTRRLDQMFSDAFSKEHQLIRADPKHNLYLACALMLRGNVQLSDLRRNIERLKPTLPFVPWNQEGWKTSLCSVPPVCHSHSLLALANNTCVKSTFFELRERFLKLYRRKAHLHHYLAVDGMELAGFSEALSSISALIEEYTHLESPLMPSAPRLTIAT from the exons ATGACACAGTCCATAGTAGTCCAAG ttgGTCAGTGTGGGAATCAGGTGGGCTGCCGCTTCTGGGACCTCGCACTCAGAGAACACGCACACGTCAATCAA ATGGGAATTTATGATGAGGCGCTGAGCAGCTTCTTTAGAAATGTTGACCAAAG AGGAGCAGACTCTACAGGGGGCAAGATCAACACTCTAAAGGCCAGG gcCGTGTTAGTGGACATGGAGGAGGGAGTCCTAGGAGAGATTCTGCAGGGGCCGTTACGTTCTCTCTTCAGCGGCACACAACTCATAAGTGATGTCTCTGGTTCAGGGAACAACTG GGCGGTCGGGTATCACACATATGGCTTGGCCTACAGAGAGCAGATTGTGGATCAGGTCCGCAAGGCTGCAGAACACTGTGATTGCCTTCAGTGCTTCTTCCTCATTCACTCTATGGGAGGAG GTACTGGTTCGGGGTTAGGCACGTTTGTGTTGAAGCTTCTAGAAGACGAGTTCCCAGAGGTATGTCGGATAGTGACCTCTGTCTACCCGACAGCAGAAGATGATGTCATCACCTCTCCTTACAACAGCGTCCTAGCCATGAAAGAACTCACAGAACACGCAGACTGTGTCTTGCCGGTTGATAACCAG TCTCTGGTTGATATTGTTGGTAAGATACAACACATGTCCAACACTGGCAAACCAAGCTGTACCATCAAGAAGGACTGTACCATCATCTCAGGACGAGGAGGGGTGGTGAAGGTCGAGAAACCTTTTGATGCCATGAACAACATTGTGGCCAATCTACTTCTTAATATTACCAG TTCAGCACGGTTTGAGGGCTCTCTCAACATGGATCTGAATGAGATAGCCATGAACCTTGTTCCGTTCCCACGGTTACACTACCTTTTGCCCAGTCTAACTCCTCTATACACACTTGCTGATGTCAACATACCAACACGCAG GCTGGATCAGATGTTCTCAGATGCATTTAGTAAGGAGCATCAGCTAATCAGAGCCGACCCCAAACACAACCTGTATCTGGCCTGTGCTCTTATGCTGCGTGGAAATGTTCAGTTGTCAGATCTGCGCCGGAATATTGAGcg GCTAAAGCCCACACTTCCGTTTGTCCCATGGAATCAGGAAGGATGGAAGACTAGTCTGTGTTCAGTCCCTCCTGTGTGTCACTCACATTCTCTGCTGGCTTTAGCCAACAACACTTGCGTGAAATCCACCTTCTTTGAACTAAGGGAGCGTTTTCTGAAGCTGTACCGTAGGAAG GCTCACTTGCATCACTATCTAGCAGTTGACGGCATGGAATTGGCTGGATTCAGTGAGGCCTTGTCATCTATCTCGGCTCTAATTGAAGAATACACACACCTGGAAAGTCCTCTCATGCCCAGCGCTCCCAGACTCACCATCGCCACCTGA
- the tube1 gene encoding tubulin epsilon chain isoform X2, translating to MTQSIVVQVGQCGNQVGCRFWDLALREHAHVNQAVLVDMEEGVLGEILQGPLRSLFSGTQLISDVSGSGNNWAVGYHTYGLAYREQIVDQVRKAAEHCDCLQCFFLIHSMGGGTGSGLGTFVLKLLEDEFPEVCRIVTSVYPTAEDDVITSPYNSVLAMKELTEHADCVLPVDNQSLVDIVGKIQHMSNTGKPSCTIKKDCTIISGRGGVVKVEKPFDAMNNIVANLLLNITSSARFEGSLNMDLNEIAMNLVPFPRLHYLLPSLTPLYTLADVNIPTRRLDQMFSDAFSKEHQLIRADPKHNLYLACALMLRGNVQLSDLRRNIERLKPTLPFVPWNQEGWKTSLCSVPPVCHSHSLLALANNTCVKSTFFELRERFLKLYRRKAHLHHYLAVDGMELAGFSEALSSISALIEEYTHLESPLMPSAPRLTIAT from the exons ATGACACAGTCCATAGTAGTCCAAG ttgGTCAGTGTGGGAATCAGGTGGGCTGCCGCTTCTGGGACCTCGCACTCAGAGAACACGCACACGTCAATCAA gcCGTGTTAGTGGACATGGAGGAGGGAGTCCTAGGAGAGATTCTGCAGGGGCCGTTACGTTCTCTCTTCAGCGGCACACAACTCATAAGTGATGTCTCTGGTTCAGGGAACAACTG GGCGGTCGGGTATCACACATATGGCTTGGCCTACAGAGAGCAGATTGTGGATCAGGTCCGCAAGGCTGCAGAACACTGTGATTGCCTTCAGTGCTTCTTCCTCATTCACTCTATGGGAGGAG GTACTGGTTCGGGGTTAGGCACGTTTGTGTTGAAGCTTCTAGAAGACGAGTTCCCAGAGGTATGTCGGATAGTGACCTCTGTCTACCCGACAGCAGAAGATGATGTCATCACCTCTCCTTACAACAGCGTCCTAGCCATGAAAGAACTCACAGAACACGCAGACTGTGTCTTGCCGGTTGATAACCAG TCTCTGGTTGATATTGTTGGTAAGATACAACACATGTCCAACACTGGCAAACCAAGCTGTACCATCAAGAAGGACTGTACCATCATCTCAGGACGAGGAGGGGTGGTGAAGGTCGAGAAACCTTTTGATGCCATGAACAACATTGTGGCCAATCTACTTCTTAATATTACCAG TTCAGCACGGTTTGAGGGCTCTCTCAACATGGATCTGAATGAGATAGCCATGAACCTTGTTCCGTTCCCACGGTTACACTACCTTTTGCCCAGTCTAACTCCTCTATACACACTTGCTGATGTCAACATACCAACACGCAG GCTGGATCAGATGTTCTCAGATGCATTTAGTAAGGAGCATCAGCTAATCAGAGCCGACCCCAAACACAACCTGTATCTGGCCTGTGCTCTTATGCTGCGTGGAAATGTTCAGTTGTCAGATCTGCGCCGGAATATTGAGcg GCTAAAGCCCACACTTCCGTTTGTCCCATGGAATCAGGAAGGATGGAAGACTAGTCTGTGTTCAGTCCCTCCTGTGTGTCACTCACATTCTCTGCTGGCTTTAGCCAACAACACTTGCGTGAAATCCACCTTCTTTGAACTAAGGGAGCGTTTTCTGAAGCTGTACCGTAGGAAG GCTCACTTGCATCACTATCTAGCAGTTGACGGCATGGAATTGGCTGGATTCAGTGAGGCCTTGTCATCTATCTCGGCTCTAATTGAAGAATACACACACCTGGAAAGTCCTCTCATGCCCAGCGCTCCCAGACTCACCATCGCCACCTGA
- the tube1 gene encoding tubulin epsilon chain isoform X3 codes for MEEGVLGEILQGPLRSLFSGTQLISDVSGSGNNWAVGYHTYGLAYREQIVDQVRKAAEHCDCLQCFFLIHSMGGGTGSGLGTFVLKLLEDEFPEVCRIVTSVYPTAEDDVITSPYNSVLAMKELTEHADCVLPVDNQSLVDIVGKIQHMSNTGKPSCTIKKDCTIISGRGGVVKVEKPFDAMNNIVANLLLNITSSARFEGSLNMDLNEIAMNLVPFPRLHYLLPSLTPLYTLADVNIPTRRLDQMFSDAFSKEHQLIRADPKHNLYLACALMLRGNVQLSDLRRNIERLKPTLPFVPWNQEGWKTSLCSVPPVCHSHSLLALANNTCVKSTFFELRERFLKLYRRKAHLHHYLAVDGMELAGFSEALSSISALIEEYTHLESPLMPSAPRLTIAT; via the exons ATGGAGGAGGGAGTCCTAGGAGAGATTCTGCAGGGGCCGTTACGTTCTCTCTTCAGCGGCACACAACTCATAAGTGATGTCTCTGGTTCAGGGAACAACTG GGCGGTCGGGTATCACACATATGGCTTGGCCTACAGAGAGCAGATTGTGGATCAGGTCCGCAAGGCTGCAGAACACTGTGATTGCCTTCAGTGCTTCTTCCTCATTCACTCTATGGGAGGAG GTACTGGTTCGGGGTTAGGCACGTTTGTGTTGAAGCTTCTAGAAGACGAGTTCCCAGAGGTATGTCGGATAGTGACCTCTGTCTACCCGACAGCAGAAGATGATGTCATCACCTCTCCTTACAACAGCGTCCTAGCCATGAAAGAACTCACAGAACACGCAGACTGTGTCTTGCCGGTTGATAACCAG TCTCTGGTTGATATTGTTGGTAAGATACAACACATGTCCAACACTGGCAAACCAAGCTGTACCATCAAGAAGGACTGTACCATCATCTCAGGACGAGGAGGGGTGGTGAAGGTCGAGAAACCTTTTGATGCCATGAACAACATTGTGGCCAATCTACTTCTTAATATTACCAG TTCAGCACGGTTTGAGGGCTCTCTCAACATGGATCTGAATGAGATAGCCATGAACCTTGTTCCGTTCCCACGGTTACACTACCTTTTGCCCAGTCTAACTCCTCTATACACACTTGCTGATGTCAACATACCAACACGCAG GCTGGATCAGATGTTCTCAGATGCATTTAGTAAGGAGCATCAGCTAATCAGAGCCGACCCCAAACACAACCTGTATCTGGCCTGTGCTCTTATGCTGCGTGGAAATGTTCAGTTGTCAGATCTGCGCCGGAATATTGAGcg GCTAAAGCCCACACTTCCGTTTGTCCCATGGAATCAGGAAGGATGGAAGACTAGTCTGTGTTCAGTCCCTCCTGTGTGTCACTCACATTCTCTGCTGGCTTTAGCCAACAACACTTGCGTGAAATCCACCTTCTTTGAACTAAGGGAGCGTTTTCTGAAGCTGTACCGTAGGAAG GCTCACTTGCATCACTATCTAGCAGTTGACGGCATGGAATTGGCTGGATTCAGTGAGGCCTTGTCATCTATCTCGGCTCTAATTGAAGAATACACACACCTGGAAAGTCCTCTCATGCCCAGCGCTCCCAGACTCACCATCGCCACCTGA